In Flavobacterium sp. N1736, the following are encoded in one genomic region:
- a CDS encoding sigma-54-dependent transcriptional regulator has protein sequence MRKKQAQILVVDDQEEILFSAKMILKKHFETIFTANSPKKIISILTENDINVVLLDMNYRIGFEDGREGIHWLKEIKTLSPQTVVILMTAFGKIDTAVEGIKIGAFDYVLKPWHNEKLLETIDKAVAESRKNTKKVVVEKADKRYFAGTSAKIKQAYSMAEKVARTDANVLILGENGTGKYVFAEFIHQNSERKNQPFVHVDLGSLSDNLFESELFGYTKGAFTDAKIDTAGRFETAQNGTIFLDEIGNIPLHLQSKLLHVLQTKTVTRLGESKARPLNVRIIAATNSDIKAEVKNKTFREDLLYRINTMEINLPSLRERKDDIVPMAHFILEQIAEKYNHENWRFEDNVAPYLEKYPWKGNIREMENKIERALILADNNTISVQDLDILDFEDIQENDDNPLSEMEKSAIEKALFKHNGNISKTAEELGLSRAALYRRIEKYDLKNT, from the coding sequence ATGCGAAAAAAACAAGCCCAAATATTAGTCGTTGACGATCAGGAAGAAATTCTTTTTTCGGCAAAAATGATTCTGAAAAAACATTTTGAAACAATTTTTACAGCGAATAGTCCAAAAAAAATCATTTCGATTTTAACCGAAAATGATATAAATGTGGTTTTGTTAGACATGAATTACCGAATTGGTTTTGAAGACGGGCGCGAAGGAATTCATTGGCTAAAAGAAATAAAAACACTTTCGCCGCAAACCGTTGTCATTTTAATGACTGCTTTTGGAAAAATTGATACCGCAGTTGAAGGCATAAAAATTGGCGCTTTTGATTATGTTTTAAAACCGTGGCATAACGAAAAACTACTTGAAACAATTGATAAGGCTGTCGCCGAAAGCAGAAAAAACACGAAAAAAGTTGTCGTTGAAAAAGCCGATAAACGTTATTTTGCTGGCACTTCTGCCAAGATAAAACAAGCGTATTCTATGGCAGAGAAAGTTGCCAGAACAGATGCCAATGTTTTAATTTTAGGTGAAAACGGAACCGGAAAATATGTTTTTGCCGAGTTTATTCATCAAAATTCAGAACGAAAAAATCAGCCTTTTGTACATGTAGATTTAGGTTCTTTGAGTGATAATTTATTCGAAAGTGAACTTTTTGGTTACACCAAAGGAGCTTTTACCGATGCAAAAATTGATACGGCCGGAAGATTTGAAACGGCACAAAACGGAACTATTTTTTTGGATGAAATAGGAAATATTCCGTTGCATTTGCAATCAAAATTATTGCATGTTTTACAAACCAAAACCGTAACACGTTTGGGCGAAAGCAAAGCCAGGCCTTTAAATGTTCGCATAATTGCTGCAACAAACAGCGATATTAAAGCAGAGGTAAAAAACAAAACATTCCGCGAAGATTTGCTGTATCGCATCAACACAATGGAAATAAATTTGCCGTCATTAAGAGAGCGAAAAGATGATATTGTTCCGATGGCGCATTTTATTTTAGAACAAATTGCCGAAAAATACAATCACGAAAATTGGCGTTTTGAAGATAATGTTGCGCCGTATTTAGAAAAATATCCGTGGAAAGGAAATATCCGTGAAATGGAAAATAAAATCGAGCGCGCATTGATTTTGGCAGATAATAATACAATTTCTGTACAAGATCTGGATATTCTTGATTTTGAAGATATTCAAGAAAACGATGATAATCCATTATCAGAAATGGAAAAAAGTGCTATCGAAAAGGCATTGTTTAAACACAATGGAAATATCAGTAAAACAGCCGAAGAATTGGGTTTGTCGAGAGCTGCATTATATAGAAGAATTGAAAAATACGATTTAAAAAATACTTAA
- a CDS encoding sensor histidine kinase, with product MKNWKFYNALFVRVIFVMMLFFVCVFLIYKMFYYNALLVGFFGVVMLFEIYFYIKNKVLFYDRTFLSMLKNDFSTNFPEENKKDSFKNLYLLYETLKVQQQEQTSKEIVYQSILNNIETGVLILEKNSEDWNIFLMNECFSDLFKVPKVSHWKYLKNYLPSFCNEIEKTDFSELKSAISIKIEEQDLQTFILQTSLTRTYNKEYYIILLDSIQRVIEKKEKEAWINLMKIISHELMNSLTPIRALSQNLLQIVDQEKLEEDDFDDIKSSISTIINRSDHLQVFVENYRKLAMLPTPTKVMTPINALFDDCLRIMNPILKTENIELINEINSSRSILIDKNQMEQVIINLITNSIYALKEKPEKKMFLSSYTENNRFFITISDNGKGIDSEIRDKVFLPFFTTRKDGAGIGLTLSKNIIEAHGGYLSYQTDEDKTSFVICLI from the coding sequence ATGAAGAATTGGAAATTCTATAATGCCCTATTTGTTAGAGTCATATTTGTTATGATGCTCTTTTTTGTTTGTGTTTTTTTGATCTACAAAATGTTTTATTATAACGCACTTTTGGTTGGATTTTTTGGTGTTGTAATGTTGTTTGAAATCTATTTTTATATCAAAAACAAAGTGCTGTTTTATGACAGAACATTCCTTTCAATGCTAAAAAATGATTTTTCGACCAATTTTCCGGAAGAGAATAAAAAGGATAGTTTTAAAAATCTATATCTTCTTTATGAAACTTTAAAAGTTCAGCAGCAAGAACAAACATCGAAAGAAATTGTGTATCAATCGATTTTGAATAATATCGAAACGGGAGTTTTAATTTTAGAAAAAAACAGTGAAGATTGGAATATTTTTTTGATGAACGAATGTTTTTCAGATTTGTTTAAAGTTCCGAAAGTAAGCCATTGGAAATACCTCAAAAATTATCTGCCGTCATTTTGCAATGAAATTGAGAAAACGGATTTTTCCGAATTAAAATCGGCGATTTCAATAAAAATTGAAGAACAGGATTTACAGACTTTTATTTTGCAAACGTCTCTCACAAGAACATATAACAAAGAATATTATATCATTTTACTCGATAGTATTCAGCGTGTAATTGAGAAAAAAGAAAAAGAAGCGTGGATTAATTTGATGAAGATTATTTCGCATGAATTAATGAATTCTCTAACACCAATTCGTGCGCTTTCGCAGAATTTACTCCAAATTGTCGATCAGGAAAAACTCGAAGAAGACGATTTTGACGACATCAAAAGCAGTATTTCAACCATAATAAACAGAAGCGATCATTTGCAGGTTTTTGTCGAAAATTACAGAAAGCTCGCCATGTTGCCAACGCCAACAAAAGTAATGACACCAATAAATGCGCTTTTTGATGATTGCCTTCGAATTATGAACCCGATTTTAAAAACAGAAAATATCGAATTAATAAATGAAATTAATAGTTCACGTTCTATTTTAATCGATAAAAACCAAATGGAACAGGTAATTATCAATTTGATTACCAATAGTATTTATGCCTTAAAAGAGAAACCGGAAAAGAAAATGTTTCTGTCAAGTTATACAGAAAACAACCGATTTTTTATCACGATATCAGACAACGGAAAAGGAATCGATTCTGAGATTAGAGACAAAGTATTTCTGCCATTTTTTACCACCAGAAAAGACGGCGCAGGAATTGGTTTAACGCTTTCTAAAAACATCATCGAAGCGCACGGCGGTTATTTAAGCTACCAGACAGATGAAGATAAAACGAGTTTTGTTATTTGTTTGATTTGA